Proteins co-encoded in one Halorussus vallis genomic window:
- a CDS encoding DUF7344 domain-containing protein translates to MVHTARSELALDDLFELLANERRRRVLEHVRGADGPTGLPQLAADIAKRESDGIVDSASPSEVERVQASLHHQHVPKLAESDVVDRGPDGETVSSGANVADAARLLDAVDRVPSVASN, encoded by the coding sequence ATGGTTCACACCGCTCGGTCCGAACTCGCTCTCGACGATCTCTTCGAATTGCTCGCCAACGAGCGTCGCCGTCGGGTCCTCGAACACGTTCGAGGTGCCGACGGACCGACCGGGTTGCCCCAACTGGCGGCCGACATCGCCAAGCGCGAGTCCGACGGGATCGTCGACTCGGCGTCACCAAGTGAGGTCGAGCGCGTCCAGGCGTCGCTCCACCACCAGCACGTCCCGAAGCTCGCGGAGTCCGACGTTGTCGACCGCGGTCCCGACGGCGAGACGGTTTCCTCGGGTGCGAACGTCGCCGACGCCGCGCGCCTCCTCGACGCGGTCGACCGCGTCCCGTCGGTCGCGTCGAACTGA